One window of Cataglyphis hispanica isolate Lineage 1 chromosome 12, ULB_Chis1_1.0, whole genome shotgun sequence genomic DNA carries:
- the LOC126853506 gene encoding NPC intracellular cholesterol transporter 2-like, translating into MKAFVFACIIAAFCVASLQSTPHFSCDDGPLPLELRIDGCDSSPCVAYKGTNLSAQWDFVANADTKSLVPQVIVTVMGSTIKYPYPEQDACKSLTNGECPLKKDAKATYNLNMPISKSYPSVTINIEFSLLDETKNVQVCFNVDLKVTNK; encoded by the exons ATGAAGGCTTTCGTCTTTG CTTGTATAATCGCCGCATTCTGCGTCGCGTCCCTGCAGAGCACGCCGCATTTTTCATGCGACGACGGACCTCTGCCTTTGGAATTAAGGATAGACGGATGTGATAGTTCTCCCTGCGTCGCCTACAAGGGGACTAACTTGTCCGCGCAGTGGGACTTTGTCGCTA ATGCCGATACGAAATCGCTCGTACCGCAAGTAATAGTTACGGTTATGGGTTCCACAATAAAGTATCCGTATCCCGAGCAGGATGCCTGCAAGTCCCTGACAAATGGCGAATGCCCGTTGAAGAAGGACGCAAAGGCCACGTACAATCTCAATATGCCGATATCTAAGAGTTATCCGAGTGTGACTATAAACATCGAATTCAGCCTCCTCGACGAGACAAAGAATGTACAGGTTTGCTTCAATGTGGATTTGAAGGTGACCAATAaatag